Genomic segment of Xanthomonas sp. DAR 35659:
GCGCCGCTGGCGGCGATGTCGGTGGTGATGGTGTTGTCGAAGTAGGTGTAGTCGGCCTGGCTGGCGCGCAGGCCGAAACTGATCTTGGTGAGCAGGCCCTCCTCGGGCAGGTAGCTGACGTCGAAGCGGCCGGCGCGAATGCGGTGCTCGTTGTCCTCTTCCTCGGAGGTGACCCGCGCCGCGCCGGTGTAGGCGTCCCAGTTGCCGGCGTCGAACGCCGGATCGAGCGCGATGCTCGGCACGTCGCCGCGCTTCTCCCAGTCGTAGTTGACGTAGCCGGTGGCGCCGCTGCTGATGCCCGGCACCACCGCGTTGTTCGCGTCGCGGGCGTTGGCGCGCAGGCGGGTCATGCGCTGGGTGTCCTGGCGCAGGGTGTGCGAATAGGACAGGTCGGTGGCGATCTCCCAGGCCACGCTCGGGCGCAGGATGATGTTCAGGCCGCCGCCGGTGTATTCCTCGTTGCGGTCGTAGCGCGTGGAGGTGGAATCGATCGAGGTGTTGCCCGAATAGCGGCGCAGCACGCCGTTGGCGTCGACGTCGCGGTTGACGATGCCGCGGCGGGTGTTGGACAGGCTCAGGTCCGAGCGGTTCTCGTGCCAGTTGCGGTCGGTGTGTTCGTAGTCGACGTTGACCTCGAGCAGGTCGTTGGGCTTCCACTGCACCGCGGCGAACTCGGACTGGCGGTCGTTGCGTTCCTGCTTGAGCCGGTAGATGCGGCTGCTCGGCACCAGGTAGTACGGCGCTCCGTTGGCGATGGCATTGGCGCCGACCTCGGCGCAGTTGGCGTTGCGCACGTTCTGGGTGCCGTCGCAGGCGTACCAGGTCGAGCCGCTGGTCATGCTCTCCTCAGGATCGGTGCCGTCCAGCGCCTGCAGCCCGATCGACACGCCGAGCTTGCCGCCGTTGGCGAACTCGAACTGGTCGATGTAGCTGGCGGTGCCGCGCCAGCCAATGCCGTCCTTGTCGCGGTACTTGTTGTCGTACTCGGCCCAGCTGCCGCGGCCGTCGAGCTGGATGGCGCGCTTGCCGTAGTCCAGCGGCTTCACCGTCTCCAGGCCGATGGTGCCGGCCACGCCGCCTTCGATCAGGTCGGCGCGCTGGGTCTTGTAGATGGCCACGGTGTTGATCAGTTCGGCCGGGAACATATTGAAGTTCACCGAGCGGTCGCCGCTGCCGTTGGTGATCTCGCGGCCGTTGAACTGGGTGCTGCTGAGGAACGCGCCGAGGCCGCGGATGGAGATCTCCGACGCGCCGGTCTTGTCGCGGGTGGAGGCGGCGCCGGTCAGGGTCTCGATGGCGTCGGCCAGCGACGGCGCCGGCAGGTCGCCGATGTCCTCGGCCGACAGCACGTCGGAGATCACCGTGTCGTCGCGCTTCTTGTTGATCGAGGACTGGATCGAACCGCGGATGCCGGTGACCTGGACCTGGTCCAGCGTGGTCGCCGCGCTGGCCGATTCCGGCGCTGGCGCGGACGGCGGCGGTTCCTGCGCCTGGGCCGCGACGCTGCTCAACGACACGGCGATGGCGCAGGCCAGCGCGGTGCGCAGGCTGCGTGCGCCGGCACGTCTGGCGGACGGTGCCGCATTGGGGTGCCGCATGGTCTCTCCTCCCGGGTAACGCCGTAGGGCTACGACTTGGGAGCGGAGCCTTTCATCGCCACTCGACCAATGTCAACAAATTGGTAGAAATATCCGTCCAGGCCAATTGGTTCTTTCATATGCCTGGCAATTTATGTGCATTTGCAGCACGAATCTGCGCCAAATAACCTTTCCAGATAACCGAATTTTGGTATGCGAATCTGGTTGACGACTGTTCGACCTCTGTTACCATCCAGCCCACGGCGACGCCGCCCGGCGCGCATCGGAGGGAGCAACATCATGGCAATCCCCGCCCCGCGCCACTGCGTCGCCCTGCTGGCGCTCGCGCTCGCCGCCAGCCAGGCCAGCGCCGCCGACATCCTGGTCGCCACGCCGGCCGAGTACCTCGCCGCGACCGCCGCCCTGCAGCCGGGCGACCAGGTGATCCTGGCCGACGGCGAATGGCGCGACTTCCAGATCGTGTTCACTGGCCAGGGCACCGCCGCCCAGCCGATCCGGCTGCGCGCGCAGACCCCGGGCAAGGTGATCGTCACCGGTCAGTCCA
This window contains:
- a CDS encoding TonB-dependent receptor; the encoded protein is MRHPNAAPSARRAGARSLRTALACAIAVSLSSVAAQAQEPPPSAPAPESASAATTLDQVQVTGIRGSIQSSINKKRDDTVISDVLSAEDIGDLPAPSLADAIETLTGAASTRDKTGASEISIRGLGAFLSSTQFNGREITNGSGDRSVNFNMFPAELINTVAIYKTQRADLIEGGVAGTIGLETVKPLDYGKRAIQLDGRGSWAEYDNKYRDKDGIGWRGTASYIDQFEFANGGKLGVSIGLQALDGTDPEESMTSGSTWYACDGTQNVRNANCAEVGANAIANGAPYYLVPSSRIYRLKQERNDRQSEFAAVQWKPNDLLEVNVDYEHTDRNWHENRSDLSLSNTRRGIVNRDVDANGVLRRYSGNTSIDSTSTRYDRNEEYTGGGLNIILRPSVAWEIATDLSYSHTLRQDTQRMTRLRANARDANNAVVPGISSGATGYVNYDWEKRGDVPSIALDPAFDAGNWDAYTGAARVTSEEEDNEHRIRAGRFDVSYLPEEGLLTKISFGLRASQADYTYFDNTITTDIAASGAGRAQIVAANRACRAPFPQDDFLDAASGNTLSSWAYFDPSCLYEAFRGSSDTGVDPNYRDPNNVDVVEKTKALFLMADYRSELFGLPVSGNLGVRWVKTDVRSEGVRAELELIDNGAGTLRLQPTGAYQTLVAKAGNDKLLPSANAAFELRDNLLLRVGAYRAMSRPDIAALGSGRNVNLTGTENFTTLEEALAGITASGNPEAKPLMSWNGDVSLEWYPNEDSLLAGALYWKQFNGGTETALFDETFVVDGRSATVPVPRQVTTDKKSTLTGFELSAAHRFSYLPKPFDGLGLKLSYNYADTDYETQDPRLGEQVDAVTGTVLPAIVGPAGLSGFSRHVLSGSIYWELGRFDMQAIGKYRSKYYQDFTGNIAQQNRYYDDNTSVDFRARYRVSKQLSLSLELMNLTNEPRVASQPVYGNFREYVSYGRRAYFGVRYRF